A stretch of the Cottoperca gobio chromosome 2, fCotGob3.1, whole genome shotgun sequence genome encodes the following:
- the LOC115019200 gene encoding DNA-binding protein SATB2-like isoform X2, translating into MEQRGGAGRGTQSPSLRDSASPEDRGESPASSGPPTCKMSRLEVNGSPAAPRTRQNGTPLRPLGGLMIPVYCVVEHADVGVAGDCEGHGDRHAEFVLVHKDVLFTQLVETALAALGYSHNSAVQASGIIKVGQWKPMPIHYLTDAPEATVADMLLDVYHMVTLRILLHSYARLEELPSEQWTHATVRKALKELLRDSNQSALAKECPLSQSMISAILNSSYYINVSTSKCQEFGRWYKRYKRIKGEYIDKMWSAQDKSDIKVERDLDLSVLSQRPPSLLPSPNHLGGPGALSIKSGLSDSQTSTQPLCLPHLASQQHPGAPLRPQGPPFLGHSGLLSPQLSPQLVRQQLTMAHLINQQLAVSRLLAHQHPQGINQQFLHHPPISRICKGPGGGTESGLNCSGAEVSFGIYQQVRNELKRASISQAVFARVAFNRTQGLLSEILRKEEDPRSASQSLLVNLKAMQNFLILPEGERDRIYQEERERSANSNHNLATNHIPNTNTHRLPQTKCSMSAPELPLKLDSLVNISSGIYDEIQQEMKRAKVSQALFAKVAANKSQVLHRQPLPPLTTPSPIHEEPQPIPLLVLHGSEDGPQRVMSPVLGGGGPKKARSRTRISLEALGTLQSFIGDVGLYPDQEAIHTLSAQLDLPKHTIVKFFQNQRYNVKHHNQVREPVPGEDDRESSSPSEGGVCTAESRREESRGEEGLSASEESSEDGRGSVEVFRTEGGDGGEERDVEMETEKEEGDDGKASGPATSSLSPYSSLDSPHSAEQQR; encoded by the exons ATGGAGCAGCGCGGAGGTGCAGGCAGGGGAACGCAGAGCCCCAGCCTTCGGGACAGCGCCAGCCCAGAGGACAGGGGGGAGAGCCCTGCCTCCAGCGGCCCCCCGACATGCAAGATGAGCCGCCTAGAGGTCAACGGCAGCCCAGCAGCTCCACGGACCAGACAGAACGGCACGCCGCTGAGACCACTGGGAG GTTTGATGATCCCGGTCTACTGTGTGGTGGAGCATGCAGATGTGGGCGTAGCCGGTGACTGTGAGGGGCACGGCGACCGTCACGCTGAGTTTGTGTTGGTTCATAAGGATGTCCTCTTCACGCAGCTGGTCGAGACGGCACTGGCCGCTCTGGGATACTCACACAACTCAGCTGTGCAGGCAAGTG GCATCATCAAAGTGGGCCAGTGGAAGCCGATGCCCATCCACTACCTGACAGACGCTCCAGAGGCCACAGTGGCCGACATGCTGCTGGACGTTTACCACATGGTCACACTGCGGATCCTGCTGCACAG CTATGCGCGGCTTGAGGAGCTGCCATCAGAGCAGTGGACCCACGCCACAGTGAGGAAGGCCCTCAAAGAGCTGCTCAGAGACAGCAACCAGAGCGCGCTGGCCAAGGAGTGTCCCCTCTCCCAG AGTATGATCTCAGCGATACTGAACAGTTCCTACTACATCAACGTCTCCACCTCTAAATGCCAGGAGTTTGGACGTTGGTACAAGAGGTACAAGCGCATCAAAG GTGAATACATTGACAAGATGTGGTCAGCACAGGACAAATCAGATATTAAAG tggaGAGGGATTTGGACCTGAGCGTCCTCAGCCAgcgtcctccctctctcttaccCTCCCCCAACCATTTGGGCGGCCCTGGAGCTCTGTCCATTAAGAGTGGCCTCAGTGACTCTCAAACCTCCACCCAGCCcctctgtctgcctcacctCGCCAGCCAGCAACACCCCGGTGCCCCGCTGCGTCCCCAGGGTCCACCTTTCCTGGGCCACAGCGGGCTCCTGTCCCCCCAGCTCTCCCCTCAGCTCGTCCGTCAGCAGCTCACCATGGCCCACCTCATCAACCAGCAGCTAGCCGTCAGCCGCCTGCTCGCACACCAGCACCCACAGGGAATCAACCAGCAGTTTCTCCACCACCCGCCCATCTCCCGGATCTGCAAGGGCCCCGGGGGCGGCACTGAGTCCGGCCTCAACTGCTCAGGGGCCGAAGTCTCCTTCGGCATTTACCAGCAAGTGAGGAACGAGCTGAAGAGGGCCAGCATTTCTCAGGCGGTGTTCGCCCGTGTGGCGTTTAACCGCACACAG ggCCTGCTCTCAGAGATCCTTCGTAAGGAGGAGGATCCTCGCTCGGCCTCACAGTCGCTGCTGGTCAACCTGAAGGCCATGCAGAACTTCCTCATTCTGCCAGAGGGCGAGCGAGACCGCATCTaccaggaagagagagagaggagcgccAACTCCAACCACAACCTCGCCACCAACCACATCCctaacaccaacacacacagactcccacag ACAAAGTGCAGCATGTCTGCTCCAGAGCTGCCGTTGAAGCTGGACTCGCTGGTGAACATCTCGTCAGGCATCTATGATGAGATCCAACAGGAGATGAAGAGAGCGAAGGTCTCCCAGGCTCTGTTCGCCAAGGTGGCTGCCAATAAAAGTCAG GTGCTCCACAGACAGCCCCTGCCACCTCTCACCACTCCATCTCCCATCCATGAAGAGCCACAGCCCATCCCGTTACTGGTCTTGCATGGCTCAGAAGACGGGCCGCAGCGTGTGATGAGCCCCGTCCTTGGAGGGGGAGGACCAAAGAAGGCCCGCTCACGGACGCGGATTTCCCTTGAGGCTCTGGGAACCCTGCAGAGCTTCATCGGCGACGTGGGACTCTACCCCGACCAGGAGGCCATCCACACCCTGTCCGCCCAGCTGGATCTACCCAAGCACACCATCGTCAAGTTCTTCCAGAATCAGCGCTACAACGTCAAGCACCACAACCAGGTCAGAGAGCCCGTCCCCGGGGAGGACGACCGGGAGAGCTCCAGTCCCAGCGAGGGGGGCGTCTGCACGGCGGAGAGTCGAAGGGAGGAGAGTCGAGGGGAGGAGGGTCTCTCTGCGTCTGAGGAGTCGAGCGAGGACGGGAGAGGATCGGTGGAGGTGTTCAGAACAGagggaggagacggaggagaagaaagagatgtGGAAATGGAGACGGAGAAGGAAGAAGGGGATGATGGGAAAGCCTCAGGGCCAGCGACTTCCTCCCTGTCCCCCTACAGCAGCCTGGACAGCCCCCActctgcagagcagcagagataA
- the LOC115019200 gene encoding DNA-binding protein SATB2-like isoform X1 produces the protein MEQRGGAGRGTQSPSLRDSASPEDRGESPASSGPPTCKMSRLEVNGSPAAPRTRQNGTPLRPLGGLMIPVYCVVEHADVGVAGDCEGHGDRHAEFVLVHKDVLFTQLVETALAALGYSHNSAVQASGIIKVGQWKPMPIHYLTDAPEATVADMLLDVYHMVTLRILLHSYARLEELPSEQWTHATVRKALKELLRDSNQSALAKECPLSQSMISAILNSSYYINVSTSKCQEFGRWYKRYKRIKGEYIDKMWSAQDKSDIKVERDLDLSVLSQRPPSLLPSPNHLGGPGALSIKSGLSDSQTSTQPLCLPHLASQQHPGAPLRPQGPPFLGHSGLLSPQLSPQLVRQQLTMAHLINQQLAVSRLLAHQHPQGINQQFLHHPPISRICKGPGGGTESGLNCSGAEVSFGIYQQVRNELKRASISQAVFARVAFNRTQGLLSEILRKEEDPRSASQSLLVNLKAMQNFLILPEGERDRIYQEERERSANSNHNLATNHIPNTNTHRLPQTKCSMSAPELPLKLDSLVNISSGIYDEIQQEMKRAKVSQALFAKVAANKSQGWLCELLRWKESPSPDNRTLWENLCTIRRFLALSQADRDQVYEEESRQQHSERLHTVLHIPDQQVLHRQPLPPLTTPSPIHEEPQPIPLLVLHGSEDGPQRVMSPVLGGGGPKKARSRTRISLEALGTLQSFIGDVGLYPDQEAIHTLSAQLDLPKHTIVKFFQNQRYNVKHHNQVREPVPGEDDRESSSPSEGGVCTAESRREESRGEEGLSASEESSEDGRGSVEVFRTEGGDGGEERDVEMETEKEEGDDGKASGPATSSLSPYSSLDSPHSAEQQR, from the exons ATGGAGCAGCGCGGAGGTGCAGGCAGGGGAACGCAGAGCCCCAGCCTTCGGGACAGCGCCAGCCCAGAGGACAGGGGGGAGAGCCCTGCCTCCAGCGGCCCCCCGACATGCAAGATGAGCCGCCTAGAGGTCAACGGCAGCCCAGCAGCTCCACGGACCAGACAGAACGGCACGCCGCTGAGACCACTGGGAG GTTTGATGATCCCGGTCTACTGTGTGGTGGAGCATGCAGATGTGGGCGTAGCCGGTGACTGTGAGGGGCACGGCGACCGTCACGCTGAGTTTGTGTTGGTTCATAAGGATGTCCTCTTCACGCAGCTGGTCGAGACGGCACTGGCCGCTCTGGGATACTCACACAACTCAGCTGTGCAGGCAAGTG GCATCATCAAAGTGGGCCAGTGGAAGCCGATGCCCATCCACTACCTGACAGACGCTCCAGAGGCCACAGTGGCCGACATGCTGCTGGACGTTTACCACATGGTCACACTGCGGATCCTGCTGCACAG CTATGCGCGGCTTGAGGAGCTGCCATCAGAGCAGTGGACCCACGCCACAGTGAGGAAGGCCCTCAAAGAGCTGCTCAGAGACAGCAACCAGAGCGCGCTGGCCAAGGAGTGTCCCCTCTCCCAG AGTATGATCTCAGCGATACTGAACAGTTCCTACTACATCAACGTCTCCACCTCTAAATGCCAGGAGTTTGGACGTTGGTACAAGAGGTACAAGCGCATCAAAG GTGAATACATTGACAAGATGTGGTCAGCACAGGACAAATCAGATATTAAAG tggaGAGGGATTTGGACCTGAGCGTCCTCAGCCAgcgtcctccctctctcttaccCTCCCCCAACCATTTGGGCGGCCCTGGAGCTCTGTCCATTAAGAGTGGCCTCAGTGACTCTCAAACCTCCACCCAGCCcctctgtctgcctcacctCGCCAGCCAGCAACACCCCGGTGCCCCGCTGCGTCCCCAGGGTCCACCTTTCCTGGGCCACAGCGGGCTCCTGTCCCCCCAGCTCTCCCCTCAGCTCGTCCGTCAGCAGCTCACCATGGCCCACCTCATCAACCAGCAGCTAGCCGTCAGCCGCCTGCTCGCACACCAGCACCCACAGGGAATCAACCAGCAGTTTCTCCACCACCCGCCCATCTCCCGGATCTGCAAGGGCCCCGGGGGCGGCACTGAGTCCGGCCTCAACTGCTCAGGGGCCGAAGTCTCCTTCGGCATTTACCAGCAAGTGAGGAACGAGCTGAAGAGGGCCAGCATTTCTCAGGCGGTGTTCGCCCGTGTGGCGTTTAACCGCACACAG ggCCTGCTCTCAGAGATCCTTCGTAAGGAGGAGGATCCTCGCTCGGCCTCACAGTCGCTGCTGGTCAACCTGAAGGCCATGCAGAACTTCCTCATTCTGCCAGAGGGCGAGCGAGACCGCATCTaccaggaagagagagagaggagcgccAACTCCAACCACAACCTCGCCACCAACCACATCCctaacaccaacacacacagactcccacag ACAAAGTGCAGCATGTCTGCTCCAGAGCTGCCGTTGAAGCTGGACTCGCTGGTGAACATCTCGTCAGGCATCTATGATGAGATCCAACAGGAGATGAAGAGAGCGAAGGTCTCCCAGGCTCTGTTCGCCAAGGTGGCTGCCAATAAAAGTCAG GGCTGGCTGTGTGAGCTGCTCAGGTGGAAAGAGAGCCCGAGCCCAGACAACCGCACACTGTGGGAGAACCTGTGCACCATCAGGAGGTTCCTGGCGTTATCGCAGGCCGATAGAGATCAGGTCTACGAAGAGGAGTCGAGGCAGCAGCACAGCGAGCGGCTCCACACCGTCCTGCACATCCCAGACCAGCAG GTGCTCCACAGACAGCCCCTGCCACCTCTCACCACTCCATCTCCCATCCATGAAGAGCCACAGCCCATCCCGTTACTGGTCTTGCATGGCTCAGAAGACGGGCCGCAGCGTGTGATGAGCCCCGTCCTTGGAGGGGGAGGACCAAAGAAGGCCCGCTCACGGACGCGGATTTCCCTTGAGGCTCTGGGAACCCTGCAGAGCTTCATCGGCGACGTGGGACTCTACCCCGACCAGGAGGCCATCCACACCCTGTCCGCCCAGCTGGATCTACCCAAGCACACCATCGTCAAGTTCTTCCAGAATCAGCGCTACAACGTCAAGCACCACAACCAGGTCAGAGAGCCCGTCCCCGGGGAGGACGACCGGGAGAGCTCCAGTCCCAGCGAGGGGGGCGTCTGCACGGCGGAGAGTCGAAGGGAGGAGAGTCGAGGGGAGGAGGGTCTCTCTGCGTCTGAGGAGTCGAGCGAGGACGGGAGAGGATCGGTGGAGGTGTTCAGAACAGagggaggagacggaggagaagaaagagatgtGGAAATGGAGACGGAGAAGGAAGAAGGGGATGATGGGAAAGCCTCAGGGCCAGCGACTTCCTCCCTGTCCCCCTACAGCAGCCTGGACAGCCCCCActctgcagagcagcagagataA